A stretch of Paraburkholderia phenazinium DNA encodes these proteins:
- a CDS encoding SDR family NAD(P)-dependent oxidoreductase, with product MSELTGKGAIVTGGGRGIGLACARLIAQRGGSVALLGEDREVLEQAALTLRVEGHNVIAIAADVCIEDQVAAAMEQSAAFLGSIDILVNNAAIQPYGTVASMGSAEWDRVIGVNLRGTYLACHHALPHMLKLQRGSIINIASVQALANQARVAAYATSKGGMLALTRSLAVDFGPAGIRANAVCPGCIDAPMTRFSAAETAPGREEEILREWGKAQPLGRIGRPEEVAEVVAFLASDRASFCTGAEFRVDGGLMASLGVALPE from the coding sequence ATGAGTGAGCTGACAGGGAAGGGCGCGATCGTAACCGGTGGCGGACGCGGTATCGGGCTGGCATGCGCACGGTTGATTGCGCAGCGCGGCGGATCCGTAGCACTGCTGGGCGAGGACCGCGAAGTGCTGGAACAGGCAGCCCTGACGTTACGTGTCGAAGGACACAATGTGATCGCGATCGCCGCCGATGTTTGCATCGAGGACCAGGTTGCCGCCGCGATGGAGCAGTCCGCCGCATTTCTGGGTTCGATCGACATACTGGTCAACAATGCGGCAATTCAGCCCTATGGCACTGTTGCGTCCATGGGCTCCGCCGAGTGGGACCGCGTTATCGGTGTCAATCTGCGAGGTACGTATCTGGCATGTCATCACGCATTGCCGCACATGCTCAAACTGCAACGCGGTTCGATCATCAACATCGCCTCAGTTCAGGCCCTTGCTAACCAGGCCCGGGTTGCCGCCTATGCGACGTCGAAGGGTGGCATGCTTGCTTTGACGCGCTCTCTCGCAGTCGATTTTGGTCCTGCCGGCATACGCGCAAATGCAGTCTGTCCGGGCTGCATCGATGCGCCGATGACACGCTTTTCGGCCGCTGAAACCGCTCCTGGGCGAGAGGAAGAAATCCTTCGGGAGTGGGGTAAAGCACAGCCGCTCGGCCGTATTGGGCGCCCGGAAGAAGTCGCCGAGGTCGTCGCGTTTCTGGCCAGCGATCGCGCAAGTTTTTGCACAGGCGCGGAGTTCAGGGTTGACGGGGGGCTGATGGCGAGCCTCGGCGTAGCACTGCCGGAGTGA
- a CDS encoding DUF4410 domain-containing protein yields the protein MQTSFKYLVGNAKRLAGMALVAGSLLLTGCASGINGTTQTSAAPHVRADVIYVYSFNATPEQVKMDSGIAQKIGSAMSGESSAQKQVQTAIDTREQVANEIVRELQSMGLHAVRVDGPAPANQNALVVEGSFQTIDEGKRRRRILIGLGAGKSEVSASVQILYKPAAGTPIALQSFSANADSGHMPGIAETAGVGAAAGHIATAAATGTALHGVSEVKQDGVSGDAKKLGDSIAKQIAAANTANGWMSAKRID from the coding sequence ATGCAAACCTCATTCAAATACCTCGTTGGCAATGCAAAACGTTTGGCAGGCATGGCACTCGTGGCAGGATCGCTACTCTTGACGGGCTGCGCCTCAGGCATCAACGGCACAACGCAAACCAGCGCGGCGCCGCACGTTCGTGCTGACGTCATCTATGTGTATTCGTTTAACGCCACCCCCGAGCAGGTGAAAATGGACAGCGGCATCGCACAGAAAATTGGGTCGGCGATGAGCGGCGAATCGTCTGCGCAAAAGCAGGTTCAGACCGCGATCGATACGCGCGAACAGGTCGCTAACGAAATCGTCCGCGAGCTGCAATCGATGGGCCTGCACGCGGTGCGCGTGGATGGCCCCGCACCGGCGAACCAGAACGCGCTGGTCGTCGAAGGCAGCTTCCAGACGATCGACGAAGGCAAGCGTCGCCGTCGCATCCTGATTGGTCTTGGGGCTGGCAAAAGCGAAGTGAGTGCGTCGGTGCAGATCCTGTATAAGCCCGCCGCAGGCACACCGATCGCACTGCAAAGCTTTTCCGCTAACGCCGACAGCGGCCATATGCCGGGCATCGCGGAAACAGCGGGGGTCGGTGCAGCGGCTGGTCATATTGCAACAGCTGCAGCGACAGGCACGGCGTTGCATGGCGTGTCCGAGGTGAAGCAGGACGGCGTGAGTGGTGACGCGAAAAAGCTGGGCGATTCGATCGCGAAGCAGATTGCAGCGGCAAACACCGCAAACGGGTGGATGTCGGCTAAACGTATCGACTGA
- a CDS encoding ATP-binding protein — protein MPTRSNRRGRWLPRSLLARNIVLLVALVALTQACSFAVLLHFVQRPRIDRAAIIFADYVKTLDGVLAAMPPDEGRAAAARLGAQTETPEHLGVEPQRSPVRLFRTWQRDVFVGALQHYLPPDMLVRWQTGDGERLWIRVHVAGAPCWIALPMTEDAQASGITTTLVLSVGLALLAALTGYLIQLHINRPLKDLARAARHVSAGEAPVVLPTDGPTEIAQVSSAFNQMTQALQQAEATRALMLAGVSHDIRTPLTKLRLAMAMAIPRGADDTFVASAESYLDHIDTILQQFMDYAGSGEREAPLPGDLNALIGQLAADFAGLGHEFELSLGEVLVFAYRPVSLMRLLMNLMQNAVVYGRTGLAVRTWTEDDVACVAVCDRGSGIAAGEMEKLKTPFSRGTNARTHSGGTGLGLAIVERIARLHGGSLQFRAREGGGLEVHVTLPLNRHSS, from the coding sequence ATGCCTACGCGTTCAAACCGTCGCGGCAGATGGCTGCCGCGTTCGCTGCTGGCGCGCAATATCGTGCTGCTGGTGGCGCTCGTCGCACTAACCCAGGCATGCTCGTTTGCGGTGCTGCTGCATTTCGTGCAGCGCCCGCGCATCGACCGTGCTGCGATCATCTTCGCCGACTACGTCAAGACGCTCGATGGCGTGCTGGCCGCCATGCCACCCGACGAAGGCCGCGCCGCGGCCGCGCGCCTCGGCGCTCAGACAGAGACGCCCGAACATCTTGGCGTCGAACCGCAGCGCAGCCCGGTCCGCCTGTTTCGCACGTGGCAACGCGACGTCTTCGTCGGCGCACTGCAGCACTATCTACCGCCCGACATGCTGGTGCGCTGGCAGACCGGCGACGGCGAGCGGCTCTGGATTCGCGTGCACGTAGCCGGCGCGCCCTGCTGGATTGCGCTGCCGATGACCGAAGATGCGCAAGCGAGCGGCATTACCACGACGCTTGTGCTCTCCGTGGGCCTCGCGTTGCTGGCCGCGCTAACGGGTTATCTGATCCAGTTGCACATCAACCGTCCGCTCAAGGATCTGGCGCGCGCCGCGCGACACGTGAGCGCGGGCGAAGCGCCGGTCGTTCTCCCGACCGACGGGCCGACGGAAATCGCCCAGGTGAGTAGCGCGTTCAACCAGATGACCCAGGCGTTGCAGCAGGCTGAAGCGACGCGTGCGCTGATGCTCGCTGGGGTGTCTCACGACATCCGCACGCCGCTCACCAAGCTGCGTCTCGCGATGGCGATGGCGATTCCGCGTGGCGCCGACGATACGTTCGTGGCGTCGGCGGAAAGCTATCTCGACCACATCGACACGATTCTCCAGCAGTTCATGGATTACGCCGGCAGCGGCGAGCGCGAGGCGCCGCTGCCAGGCGATCTCAACGCGCTCATCGGTCAGCTCGCGGCGGATTTTGCGGGGCTCGGACACGAGTTCGAACTATCGCTCGGCGAAGTCCTCGTGTTCGCGTACCGGCCCGTGAGCCTGATGCGGCTCCTGATGAACCTGATGCAGAACGCGGTTGTCTATGGGCGCACAGGTCTCGCCGTGCGCACGTGGACCGAAGACGATGTCGCATGCGTCGCCGTCTGCGACCGCGGCAGCGGAATTGCCGCCGGGGAAATGGAGAAGCTCAAGACGCCGTTCAGCCGCGGCACGAACGCACGGACGCATTCGGGCGGCACAGGTCTCGGGCTCGCCATCGTCGAGCGCATCGCACGCCTGCACGGCGGCTCGCTTCAGTTTCGCGCGCGTGAAGGCGGTGGTCTCGAGGTGCACGTCACGTTGCCGCTAAACCGGCATTCTTCATAA
- a CDS encoding sensor domain-containing protein: MAAVIQVKQDLDVLQALHVDANTDFLKGLGTSRWASYAWPIARVGEATRCYDDLAKLLAGTPDALATVARMREASAQWAQQLDELTAGAVSVHGTAVNSSTLLAANETFSVIAVAVARLRAQEDARARADASYAAQRLAIERTALAITAVLASGLLAYGFTANYRISLARSRAKIVADEAEKRFREYFEKHPVAMLIFEVQSLTILAANGAAQRQYAYGADGLSGMRITALFPAAQRVSFEEKIERFHRGAEGSEASDTCLHMRRDLSVITVQMSYHFLQYGGHDACFITAIDVTEREQAKQEIQQAKQMLETVINSVPNRICWKDRDLRYVGCNRPFAADAGFTEVEQVAGLGDFDMPWKESSAQLINLDAQVMRTREPLVSQEESLRMQDGSLHWLCITKVPLSDAQGNVTGVLTCYEDTTSQKRAELALRLRSRALDASVNAVLITRVTATGGAVIEYANPAFGRITGYAPEDVLGRDGAFLLARDRSRPGFDQLGHELAAQREVSTLLHSTRADGSLFWNQLYIAPVRDESGAITHHISVLNDVTELVESRDRLHMQARSDALTSLPNRAVLREWIERAVRHAQPGEVTFAILFMDIDHFKDVNDTLGHRAGDGLLQHVARELRTCVGPDDLVVRYGGDEFVLAVAKPETDDRLKGVLSLIHACLKEPVSLENVLVHVQMSLGIACFPDDGHDVETLLRHADLAMYRAKASGPNAIQRFDLSFAQAAQVRTTLSRRMRIALESGGFKLVYQPQVDIQLNRITGVEALIRWHDAELGHVNPASFIPVAEENGLIGPIGQWVLEQACVQARAWQQVMPGLRMSVNVSPLQFVRGDFLQVVQRALAGAGLPPRLLELEITESVLVAPGATEVLKDLRELGVGIAIDDFGAGYSSLSYLRTFHADRLKIDMSFVRGISLNREDEAIITAILAMGRSLGLSVVAEGVETATQLSFLVDLGCDFVQGYYFAKPMPARHAMTYMAGFKTPLNDSAKPAAEVGEEPVVGFDVNRSGARRS, from the coding sequence ATGGCCGCGGTCATCCAGGTCAAACAGGATCTTGACGTGCTGCAGGCGTTGCATGTCGACGCGAACACTGATTTTCTGAAGGGCCTCGGCACGAGCCGCTGGGCTTCCTACGCGTGGCCCATAGCACGGGTAGGTGAAGCGACGCGTTGCTACGACGACCTCGCGAAGCTCCTTGCGGGAACGCCTGACGCGCTCGCGACGGTCGCCAGGATGCGCGAGGCCAGCGCCCAGTGGGCGCAGCAACTGGACGAACTGACCGCAGGTGCGGTGAGCGTGCACGGCACGGCGGTCAACAGTTCGACCCTGCTTGCAGCAAACGAAACATTCAGCGTGATCGCCGTGGCGGTCGCACGACTGCGCGCACAGGAAGATGCACGCGCGCGGGCAGATGCCAGCTACGCCGCGCAGCGGCTTGCCATTGAGCGGACTGCCCTTGCCATCACTGCCGTACTGGCAAGCGGCCTGCTCGCTTACGGATTTACCGCCAATTACCGGATCTCACTTGCCCGCTCGCGCGCAAAGATCGTTGCGGACGAAGCGGAAAAGCGCTTTCGGGAATACTTCGAGAAACACCCGGTGGCAATGCTGATCTTCGAGGTCCAGTCACTCACCATTCTCGCGGCAAACGGGGCCGCGCAGCGTCAATATGCGTATGGTGCGGACGGTTTGAGCGGCATGCGCATCACCGCGCTTTTTCCGGCCGCTCAGCGCGTCTCGTTCGAGGAAAAAATAGAGCGATTCCACCGCGGGGCGGAGGGCAGCGAGGCCAGTGACACCTGCCTGCATATGCGACGCGACCTGAGCGTGATCACCGTGCAGATGTCCTATCATTTCCTGCAGTACGGTGGTCACGACGCCTGTTTCATCACAGCCATCGATGTGACCGAACGCGAGCAGGCCAAGCAGGAAATCCAGCAGGCCAAGCAGATGCTGGAGACTGTCATCAACAGCGTGCCGAACCGTATCTGCTGGAAAGACCGCGATCTGCGATATGTCGGCTGTAACCGGCCGTTTGCTGCCGACGCCGGCTTCACCGAGGTCGAACAGGTCGCTGGTCTGGGTGATTTCGACATGCCGTGGAAGGAGTCATCAGCACAGCTCATCAATCTCGACGCCCAGGTCATGCGAACGCGTGAGCCTCTGGTGTCGCAGGAAGAAAGCCTGCGAATGCAGGACGGCAGCCTGCACTGGCTGTGCATAACAAAAGTGCCATTGTCCGACGCGCAGGGGAACGTGACAGGAGTGCTGACCTGCTACGAGGACACCACCTCGCAGAAACGGGCCGAACTCGCGTTGCGTTTGCGAAGCCGCGCGCTGGACGCAAGCGTCAACGCCGTGCTTATTACACGTGTGACCGCCACGGGCGGTGCGGTTATCGAGTACGCGAATCCTGCTTTCGGGCGGATTACCGGTTATGCGCCGGAAGACGTTCTTGGGCGCGATGGCGCATTCCTGCTGGCACGTGATCGTTCGCGGCCTGGCTTTGATCAACTGGGTCACGAACTGGCCGCGCAGCGGGAAGTCAGCACCTTGCTGCACAGCACCCGGGCCGACGGCTCCCTGTTCTGGAATCAGCTCTACATCGCGCCGGTGCGCGATGAGAGCGGTGCGATTACCCACCACATCAGCGTGCTGAACGACGTTACCGAACTGGTTGAATCGAGAGATCGGTTGCATATGCAGGCGCGCAGCGATGCACTGACGTCACTGCCCAATCGTGCCGTGTTGCGCGAGTGGATCGAACGCGCTGTCCGGCATGCACAGCCGGGCGAGGTGACTTTCGCAATCCTGTTCATGGATATCGATCATTTCAAGGACGTCAATGACACGCTCGGCCACAGAGCCGGTGACGGTCTGCTGCAGCATGTCGCAAGAGAACTGCGAACCTGTGTTGGGCCAGATGATCTGGTGGTGCGTTACGGCGGGGATGAATTTGTCCTTGCTGTTGCCAAACCGGAAACCGATGATCGTCTGAAAGGCGTGCTGTCATTGATACACGCGTGCCTGAAAGAACCGGTTTCGCTCGAAAATGTCCTCGTGCACGTGCAGATGAGTCTCGGCATCGCCTGCTTTCCCGATGATGGGCACGACGTCGAAACCCTCCTCAGGCACGCCGACCTCGCCATGTACCGCGCAAAAGCGTCGGGGCCCAATGCCATCCAGCGCTTCGACCTGAGTTTTGCGCAGGCAGCGCAGGTGCGCACGACATTGTCGCGACGCATGCGCATTGCACTCGAAAGCGGTGGATTCAAGCTCGTCTACCAGCCGCAGGTCGACATACAGTTGAACCGCATTACTGGCGTCGAGGCGCTGATCAGATGGCACGATGCCGAGTTGGGGCACGTCAATCCCGCCTCCTTCATCCCCGTTGCAGAGGAAAACGGGCTGATTGGTCCGATCGGCCAATGGGTGCTTGAGCAAGCCTGTGTGCAGGCCAGAGCGTGGCAGCAGGTGATGCCTGGACTGCGCATGTCAGTCAACGTTTCCCCACTCCAGTTCGTGCGAGGCGATTTCCTTCAGGTCGTCCAGCGTGCCCTTGCGGGAGCGGGGTTGCCGCCCCGGTTACTGGAACTGGAAATCACCGAAAGTGTGCTGGTGGCGCCCGGCGCGACGGAGGTTCTGAAGGACTTGCGCGAACTGGGCGTGGGCATCGCGATTGACGATTTTGGTGCGGGTTACTCGAGCCTTTCGTACCTGCGGACATTTCACGCCGACCGCCTCAAGATCGATATGTCGTTTGTACGGGGCATCAGTCTCAACCGTGAAGACGAGGCGATTATTACCGCCATTCTCGCAATGGGCCGCAGCCTTGGGCTTTCTGTCGTTGCAGAAGGCGTGGAGACTGCGACGCAATTGTCCTTCCTCGTAGACCTCGGGTGTGATTTTGTGCAGGGCTATTACTTCGCGAAACCCATGCCGGCGCGCCATGCGATGACATACATGGCCGGATTCAAAACTCCCTTGAATGATTCTGCAAAACCGGCCGCTGAAGTCGGCGAAGAGCCGGTTGTGGGTTTCGACGTCAATCGGAGTGGTGCACGACGATCGTAA
- a CDS encoding response regulator codes for MEQVNRIIVLDDEAELRNMLQRFLTGHGFHVRVVADGKQLDRYLQREPYDLLVLDLMMEPEDGLTICRRLRAEGQTLPILMLTAKGDPVDRVVGLETGADDYLAKPFLPDELVARIRALLRRQKMAAGVPTVTSQTLRFGEYQFDVGTQTLLHRGEPVEVHSAQMLLLHALGSSPNRPVSRENLLARARGRDHDALDRSIDVQILRLRQIVEDDPSKPRFIKTVWGVGYMLVAGIDS; via the coding sequence ATGGAGCAGGTGAACAGGATTATCGTGCTGGACGACGAAGCCGAGTTGCGCAACATGCTGCAACGGTTTCTGACCGGCCACGGGTTCCATGTGCGCGTCGTCGCCGACGGCAAGCAGCTCGACCGCTACCTGCAGCGCGAACCGTACGACCTGCTCGTGCTGGACCTGATGATGGAACCGGAAGACGGGCTGACGATATGCCGGCGGCTGCGCGCCGAAGGGCAGACGCTGCCCATCCTCATGCTGACCGCGAAAGGCGACCCGGTCGACCGCGTGGTCGGCCTCGAAACCGGTGCCGACGATTACCTCGCGAAGCCGTTTCTCCCTGATGAACTCGTCGCGCGCATCCGTGCGCTGCTGCGCCGCCAGAAAATGGCCGCGGGCGTGCCGACCGTGACCTCGCAGACGCTGCGCTTCGGCGAATACCAGTTCGACGTCGGTACGCAAACGCTGCTGCATCGTGGCGAGCCGGTCGAGGTGCACTCTGCGCAGATGTTGCTGCTGCACGCGCTGGGGTCGTCGCCGAACCGGCCGGTGAGCCGCGAGAACCTGCTTGCGCGGGCGCGCGGCCGCGACCATGACGCGCTCGATCGCAGCATCGACGTGCAGATTCTGCGGTTGCGCCAGATCGTCGAAGACGATCCGTCGAAACCGCGCTTCATCAAGACCGTCTGGGGCGTCGGCTACATGCTCGTTGCAGGCATCGACTCGTGA